In Carassius gibelio isolate Cgi1373 ecotype wild population from Czech Republic chromosome B2, carGib1.2-hapl.c, whole genome shotgun sequence, a single genomic region encodes these proteins:
- the LOC127951030 gene encoding glutamine synthetase produces MATSASAQLSKMVKQQYMELPQGDKVQAMYIWIDGTGEGLRCKTRTMDSEPKSIDDLPEWNFDGSSTYQSEGSNSDMYLIPSAMFRDPFRKDPNKLVLCEVVKYNHKPAETNHRHKCKKVMEMVDHQIPWFGMEQEYTILGTDGHPFGWPSNGFPGPQGPYYCGVGADKAYGRDIVEAHYRACLYAGVMICGTNAEVMPAQWEFQIGPCEGINMGDHLWVARFILHRVCEDFGVVASFDPKPIPGNWNGAGCHTNFSTKEMREDGGLKFIEECIEKLGKRHNYHIRAYDPKGGLDNARRLTGHHETSNIHEFSAGVANRGASIRIPRTVGQEKKGYFEDRRPSANCDPYAVTQALIRTCLLDEEGEEPVEY; encoded by the exons atggcCACGTCCGCGAGTGCTCAGTTGAGTAAAATGGTAAAACAGCAGTATATGGAACTGCCTCAGGGAGACAAAGTACAAGCCATGTATATCTGGATAGATGGAACCGGAGAAGGACTGCGATGCAAGACCAGGACAATGGACTCTGAGCCTAAAAGCATTGACG ATCTTCCTGAGTGGAACTTTGATGGTTCCAGCACGTATCAGTCTGAAGGCTCTAACAGCGACATGTATCTCATCCCCTCTGCAATGTTTAGGGATCCATTCCGCAAAGATCCCAACAAATTGGTGTTGTGTGAAGTGGTCAAGTACAACCATAAACCTGCTG AAACCAACCATCGACACAAATGCAAAAAGGTCATGGAAATGGTAGATCATCAGATTCCTTGGTTTGGCATGGAACAGGAGTACACCATCCTGGGTACCGATGGACATCCCTTTGGTTGGCCCTCCAATGGATTTCCTGGACCCCAAG GACCTTACTACTGTGGAGTTGGAGCAGATAAAGCTTATGGCAGAGACATTGTGGAGGCACATTACAGAGCCTGCCTCTATGCTGGTGTGATGATCTGTGGAACCAATGCTGAAGTTATGCCAGCTCAG TGGGAGTTCCAGATTGGCCCCTGTGAAGGCATCAACATGGGAGATCACTTGTGGGTAGCTCGTTTCATCTTGCACCGAGTTTGTGAGGATTTTGGTGTGGTAGCCTCATTTGATCCTAAGCCAATCCCAGGCAACTGGAATGGTGCTGGTTGCCACACTAACTTTAGCACCAAGGAAATGAGGGAAGATGGTGGGCTGAA ATTCATTGAGGAGTGTATCGAAAAGCTTGGAAAGAGGCACAACTACCACATCCGTGCCTATGATCCAAAGGGAGGCCTGGACAATGCTCGAAGACTGACTGGCCACCATGAAACCTCCAACATCCATGAGTTCTCTGCAGGTGTGGCGAACCGTGGCGCTAGCATCCGCATCCCACGAACCGTGGGACAAGAAAAGAAGGGTTACTTTGAGGATCGCCGCCCATCTGCCAACTGCGACCCCTATGCGGTCACTCAGGCCCTGATTCGCACATGTTTGCTAGATGAAGAGGGTGAAGAACCTGTGGAATACTAG